The following DNA comes from Polynucleobacter necessarius.
GGCGACATTGCGCGATGCAGGTATCAAGCAATTAGAAACCATCTACACCAATGATTTGGATTCTGGCGCGTACATTTCTCAGACATTGCGTACTGACGAAACTGCGGACCAAATGGCTGCTCGTATCGCCATCTACCGCATGATGCGTCCTGGTGAGCCTCCAACGGAAGATGCTGTTGAGGCTTTGTTCCAACGCTTGTTCTATAGCGAAGATACATACGATTTGTCACGCGTTGGCCGCATGAAGGTCAACAGCCGTTTGAACCGTCCAGAAATGGAAGGTCCAATGGTTCTGTCAAACGAAGATATTCTCGACACCATTAAGTCCCTCGTAGATTTGCGTGACGGCAAAGGCGAAGTAGACGATATCGATCACTTAGGTAATCGTCGTGTACGTTGCGTTGGTGAGTTGGCTGAAAACCAATTCCGTGCTGGTTTATCACGTGTTGGGCGTGCGGTTAAAGAACGTCTCGGCCAAGCCGAAACAGAAAACCTCATGCCGCATGACTTGATTAACAGCAAGCCAATCTCTTCTGCTATTCGTGAGTTCTTCGGTTCGTCACAGTTGTCCCAGTTTATGGACCAAACCAACCCACTCTCAGAGATCACGCATAAGCGTCGTATTTCTGCATTGGGACCTGGTGGTTTGACCCGCGAGCGCGCAGGTTTCGAAGTGCGCGACGTGCATCCAACCCACTACGGACGTGTTTGCCCAATCGAAACTCCAGAAGGGCCAAACATTGGTTTGATCAACTCACTCGCGTTATTTGCGCGTTTGAATGAACATGGCTTCCTTGAGACTCCATACCGTAAGGTTTCCAATAGCAAGGTAAGCGATGAAGTGGTTTACCTCTCTGCGATTGAAGAAGCAAAGTATGTGATTGCTCAGGCAAACGCAACAATCGACACAAGCGGTAAGTTAGCTGACGAATTGGTTTCCGCTCGTCAAGCTGGTGAAATCATGATGGTTAGCCCAGAGCGCATCGATTTCATCGACGTTGCTCCTAGCCAGATCGTTTCTGCTGCTGCTTCACTCGTTCCATTCTTAGAGCACGATGATGCGAACCGTGCGTTGATGGGTGCGAACATGCAGCGTCAAGCAGTTCCTTGCTTGCGCCCAGATAAGCCATTAGTTGGTACAGGTTTAGAGCGTATTGTTGCGGTTGACTCCGGCACTATTGTATTAGCAGCGCGTGGCGGTATCGTTGATTACGTTGATGCGAATCGTGTTGTGATTCGTGTGAATGATGATGAAACTGCGGCTGGTGAAGTTGGGGTGGATATTTACAACCTCATCAAGTACACCCGTTCAAATCAAAACACCAACATCAACCAACGTCCAATCGTGAAAGTTGGCGATCGCGTAGCCCGCGGCGACGTAGTGGCTGACGGCGCATCTACCGATTTGGGTGAATTGGCATTGGGTCAAAACATGACTGTGGCATTTATGCCATGGAACGGTTACAACTTCGAAGATTCCATTTTGATCTCTGAGAAGGTTGTTGCTGACGACCGCTACACCTCTATTCATATTGAAGAGTTGTCAGTAGTTGCGCGTGATACCAAGCTTGGTGCAGAAGAAATTACTCGCGACATTTCTAACTTGGCGGAGTCACAACTCTCCCGTTTGGATGAGAGCGGTATTGTGTACATCGGTGCTGAAGTTGAAGCTGGCGACGTATTGGTTGGCAAGGTAACTCCAAAGGGCGAGACTACTCTCACTCCTGAAGAGAAACTCCTTCGTGCGATCTTCGGTGAAAAAGCATCTGACGTTAAAGATACTTCTTTGCGCGTTCCATCAGGAATGATTGGTACCGTTATCGATGTTCAAGTCTTTACGCGTGAAGGTATTGAGCGCGATGCACGTGCACAGTCAACCATTCAAGAAGAATTACAGCGCTATCGTTTGGATTTGAATGACCAGTTACGTATTGTTGAAGGCGATGCCTTCATGCGTTTAGAAAAACTGTTGATTGGCAAAGTTGCCAACGGCGGCCCTAAGAAATTAGCTAAAGACACCAAGATCGACAAGGAATACCTTGCTGATTTGGATAAATACCATTGGTTTGATGTTCGTCCAGCAGATGATGAAGTTGCCTCACAAGTTGAAGCAATCAAATCTTCTATCGAAGCGAAACGCAAACAGTTTGATGAGGCTTTTGAAGAGAAGCGCACCAAACTTACCCAGGGCGATGATTTACAGCCTGGCGTAACGAAGATGGTTAAGGTGTACTTGGCAGTTAAGCGTCGCTTACAGCCTGGTGACAAGATGGCCGGTCGTCACGGTAACAAGGGTGTGGTTTCTAAAATCGCTCCAGCGGAAGACATGCCATTTATGGCTGACGGACGCCCTGTTGACATCGTCTTGAACCCATTGGGTGTTCCTTCCCGTATGAACGTTGGTCAGATCTTGGAAACCCACCTAGGTTGGGCAGCTCAAGGTATTGGTAAGCGTATCGACGAGATGGTTCGTCAACAAGCTAAACAAGCTGAGTTACGTAAGTTCCTCAAGCAGCTTTACAACGAAACAGGCCGCATTGAAGACATCGACAACTTCACTGATGAGCAAATCACAGTGTTGGCTGAGAACCTCCGCCAAGGCTTGCCATTTGCAACCCCAGTGTTTGACGGTGCTACAGAAGCCGAAATCGGACGCATGCTCGAGTTGGCTTATCCAGAAGAAGTAGCTACTTCTTTGAAGATGACCCCTTCACGTCAGCAAATGATTTTGTGCGACGGTCGTACTGGCGATCAATTCGAGCGTCCAGTCACTGTTGGCGTAATGCACGTCTTGAAACTCCACCATTTGGTCGACGACAAGATGCATACTCGTTCAACTGGACCTTACTCTTTAGTAACGCAACAACCATTGGGCGGTAAAGCCCAGTTCGGTGGTCAGCGCTTTGGTGAGATGGAAGTCTGGGCCCTCGAAGCATACGGTGCTTCATATGTCTTGCAGGAAATGCTGACAGTGAAGTCCGATGACGTCGCAGGCCGTACCAAGGTTTACGAAAACATCGTCAAGGGCGAGCACACGATTGATGCTGGCATGCCCGAATCCTTCAACGTGCTGGTAAAAGAAATCCGTTCGTTGGGTATTGACATTGACATGGAGCGCAACTGATATGAAAGCATTGCTCGATTTATTTAAGCAAACGCAGGGTGATGAGCAGTTTGATGTAATCAAGATTGGTCTTGCATCCCCTGAGAAAATTCGCTCATGGTCTTTTGGTGAAGTGCGCAAACCAGAAACCATCAACTACCGGACTTTTAAGCCCGAGCGTGATGGTTTGTTTTGCGCCAAGATTTTTGGACCAACCAAAGATTACGAGTGCTTATGCGGTAAGTACAAGCGCTTAAAGTTCCGTGGCGTTATCTGCGAGAAGTGCGGCGTTGAAGTTACTCTCGCTAAGGTACGTCGTGAGCGCATGGGCCACATTGAGTTGGCAGCCCCTGTAGCGCACATCTGGTTCTTGAAATCATTGCCATCCCGTTTGGGTATGGTTCTCGATATGACATTGCGTGATATCGAGCGCGTTCTCTACTTTGAAGCATATGTCCTGGTTGATCCTGGCATGACTCCTGAAGGCGCGATGAAGCGCGGTCAAATCATGTCTGAAGATGAATACATTGCTAAGACTGAAGAGTATGGTGATGGTGCGTTTACCGCCATCATGGGCGCTGAAGGAATTCGTGATCTCTTGCGTTCGATTGATATCGATCGTGAAGTAGAGACTATTCGTGCTGACTTGAAAGCCACTGGTAGCGATGCCAAGATCAAGAAATACGCTAAGCGCTTAAAAGTGCTCGAAGCGTTCCAGACTTCAGGTATCAAGCCTGACTGGATGATCATGGAAGTATTGCCAGTATTGCCACCAGAATTGCGCCCATTGGTGCCATTGGATGGCGGTCGCTTTGCTACCTCTGATTTGAATGATCTCTACCGTCGTGTGATCAACCGTAACAACCGTTTGAAGCGTTTGTTAGAGTTGCGTGCACCAGAGATCATCGTTCGCAACGAAAAACGCATGTTGCAAGAAGCCGTTGACTCATTGCTCGACAACGGTCGTCGCGGTAAGGCTATGACTGGCGCTAATAAGCGTCCTCTCAAGTCCTTGGCCGAGATGATTAAAGGCAAGAGCGGTCGTTTCCGTCAAAACTTGTTGGGTAAACGCGTTGACTACTCTGGTCGTTCAGTCATCGTGGTTGGCCCTACATTGAAATTGCATCAGTGCGGCTTACCAAAATTGATGACCTTGGAATTGTTCAAGCCATTCATTTTCAACAAGCTTGAGACTTTGGGAATTGCAACCACGATTAAGGCTGCGAAGAAAGAAGTTGAAAGTCAGACTCCAATCGTTTGGGACATTCTCGAAGAAGTGATTCGTGAACATCCAATCATGTTGAACCGTGCGCCTACATTGCACCGTCTCGGCATCCAGGCTTTCGAGCCAATGCTGATTGAAGGTAAAGCAATCCAATTGCATCCATTAGTCTGCGCGGCATTTAACGCTGACTTTGATGGCGACCAAATGGCGGTTCACGTTCCTTTGTCGCTCGAAGCGCAAATGGAAGCGCGTACATTGATGTTAGCTTCGAACAACGTGTTGTTCCCTGCCAACGGCGAACCATCCATCGTTCCTTCACAGGACGTGGTGTTGGGTCTGTACTACGCTACACGTGACAAGATCAACGGTAAAGGCGAAGGCATGGTTTTCGCCAACATTACTGAAGTAGTGCGTGCATATGAAGCAGGTCAAGTTGAATTAGCTTCTCGTGTTGCTGTGCGTATTACTGAGCATGAGATCGTTGACAAAAAAGCAGAAGGCGATGCGCGTTTTGCTGAGAAGACCAAGATCTATCAAACTTCAGTTGGCCGTGCAATCTTGTCTGAGATTTTGCCTAAAGGCATGTCTTTCGAGGAAATTAACAAGCCTTTGAAGAAAAAAGAAATCTCACGCTTGATCAACACATCATTCCGTAAGTGCGGTTTGCGTGAAACAGTGATTTTTGCTGACCGTCTCTTGCAGTCTGGTTTCCGTTTGGCAACCAATGCCGGTATCTCTGTTGCGATTGACGATATGTTGATTCCAACTTCTAAGGACCGCATCATTACTGAGGCTTCTTCCAAGGTTAAAGAGTATGACAAGCAGTTCATGTCAGGTCTCGTAACCAATCAAGAACGTTATAACAACGTGGTTGATATTTGGGGTGCCGCAGGCGACCAAGTTGGCAAGGCCATGATGGATGAGTTGTCACACGTTGATGTGCTTGATCGTAACGGCAAATCTGTGCGTCAAGAATCTTTTAACTCCATCTATATGATGGCGGATTCTGGGGCGCGTGGATCTGCAGCGCAGATTCGTCAGTTGGCTGGTATGCGTGGTTTGATGGCTAAGCCTGATGGCTCCATTATTGAAACCCCAATTACTGCGAACTTCCGCGAAGGTTTGAACGTGTTGCAGTACTTCATTTCAACTCACGGTGCTCGTAAAGGTCTGGCCGATACAGCGTTGAAGACAGCAAACTCTGGTTACTTGACTCGTCGTTTGTGCGACGTTACTCAAGATCTCGTGGTGATCGAAGAAGATTGCGGCGCGACTACTGGCGTAACTATGAAGGCGCTTGTTGAAGGCGGCGAAATTATCGAAGCATTGCGCGATCGTATTTTGGGTCGTGTGTGCATCGGTGACATCGTGCGCCCTGATACACAAGAAGTTATCGTTCCTAACGACACATTGCTCGACGAAGATCATGTTGATCAAATCGTGGCATTGGGTATCGATGAGGTTAAAGTTCGCACAGTATTGTCTTGCTTAACCCGCTTTGGCTTATGCGCTAAGTGCTACGGACGTGATCTAGGTCGCGGTGGTTTGGTAAACGTTGGTGAGGCAGTGGGTGTTATCGCTGCTCAATCCATCGGTGAGCCAGGGACACAGTTGACTATGCGTACTTTCCACATCGGTGGTGCAGCGTCACGTGCTTTGGTTGCAAGCAATATTGAAGCCAAATCGAATGGTGCTTTGAAGTTCTCCGGCACGATGCGTGTTGTGAAGAACGCGAAGGGTGAGCAAATCGTGATTTCACGTTCTGGCGAAGCCTTGATCGTTGACGAAAATGGTCGTGAGCGCGAGCGTCATAAAGTGCCTTACGGCGCAACTCTTTTATTAAAAGAAGATGCGGCTGTTAAGGCTGGTGCAAGCTTGGCAACATGGGATTCATTAACACGCCCGATTATTTCTGAGTACGCTGGTATCGCTCGCTTCGATAACGTTGAAGAAGGCGTAACCGTTGCTAAGCAGGTTGACGAAGTTACTGGTCTTTCCACCTTGGTGGTCATTGACGGTAAGCGCCGCTCTGCAGCAAGCAAAGGCGTTCGCCCAGTGATCAACTTGATTGATGACAAGGGTAACGATGTCATGATCGCTGGCACTGATCACCCAGTAAATATTGGCCTCCAAGTGGGCGCTTTGATTACCGTTAAGGATGGTCAGAAGGTCGAAGTTGGTGAAGTGTTGGCACGTATTCCAATTGAATCGCAGAAGACTCGCGACATTACCGGTGGTTTGCCACGTGTTGCAGAATTGTTCGAGGCACGTTCACCAAAAGATGCGGCTGTATTGGCGAAAGTAACTGGAACAGTTTCCTTCGGTAAAGAAACCAAAGGTAAACAGCGTTTGGTTATTACCGATATGGATGGTGAAGCCAATGAATTCTTGATTCCTAAAGAGAAGCAAGTTCTCGTTCATGATGGTCAAGTTGTGAACAAGGGCGAGATGATTGTGGAAGGCCCTGCTGATCTACATGACATCTTGACTCTCAAAGGTATCGAAGAGTTGGCAATCTACATCGTTGATGAAGTTCAAGACGTTTATCGTCTCCAGGGTGTGAAGATCAATGACAAGCACATTGAAGTCATCGTGCGTCAGATGCTGCGTCGTGTTCAGGTAACGGATCCAGGCGATACATCCTTCATCACTGGTGAGCAAGTTGAGCGTTCTAAGTTATATGACGCTAACGATGCTGTGATCGCCCAAGGTAAGCACCCAGCGCAGTTCGACAACGTATTGCTCGGTATTACCAAGGCATCTTTGTCGACCGACAGCTTCATTTCAGCGGCTTCTTTCCAAGAAACCACGCGTGTATTGACCGAAGCCGCAATTATGGGCAAGACCGATACACTCCGTGGCCTCAAGGAAAACGTCATTATTGGTCGTCTGATCCCTGCTGGTACTGGCTTGTCATACCGCCGTGCACGCAAGGTCAGAGAGCAATTCGAGCGTGATCGCGCTCAAATGATTGCCGCCGAAGAGGAAGCAATGGCCAATATGCCTGTAGACATTGAGGCTGAAGTCGTTGCTCCTGCTGGGGAGGCTGATCCGAGCTAATTTGGTAATTCTGGCCAGAAGTAGCCAGTTTTTTCCTTCGAGGTTGACGGAAAAGGCTGGCCAAGCTAGAATGCTAAGTTCTACTGATTCAGAAGGGGGGTCTTTTTGACCTAGAAATTCTCTAAGTCATTGATTTTCTTGAAGAAAGCAACAAAGAAGTACTAACCGAGCTATTTTATGCCAACAATTAATCAATTATTACGCAAGCCAAGAACAAGGCTTACCGTTAAAAGCAAGAGCCCTGCGTTGCAAAACAGCCCGCAGCGCCATGGTGTATGTACACGTGTGTACACAACCACTCCTAAAAAGCCTAACTCTGCGCTCCGTAAAGTAGCCAAAGTTCGCTTAACCAATGGTTTTGAAGTGATTTCATACATTGGTGGTGAAGGACATAACCTCCAGGAACACTCAGTAGTTTTGATCCGCGGCGGTCGTGTAAAGGATTTGCCAGGTGTGCGTTATCACATCGTTCGCGGTTCTTTGGACTTACAGGGCGTTAAAGATCGTAAGCAAGCCCGTTCTAAATACGGTGCTAAGCGCGCCAAGAAAGCTGCTTAATTTTTTAAAGAATTAAGCAGTAGTAGTGTCGCAGTAAGTAATTTGTGTAGCAAGTCATTGTTTGTTAGACTTACAAGACAAGTAAGTGGTTGTTCCGTCTAGGAATCTTTCTTGGATAGTAGAACAACTGGAGTGGATGGTTCATGTGAATCATCCCCAACTGAACTATAAGGGAGTAATGATGCCACGTCGTCGTGAAGTTCGCAAGCGGGAAATTTTGCCGGATCCAAAATTCGGTAATGTAGAAGTAGCTAAATTCATGAACGTCCTCATGTTGGACGGCAAGAAATCGGTTGCAGAGCGTATCGTTTACGGTGCCTTTGATCACATCAAGCAAAAAGCAAACAAAGAACCACTCGAAATTTTTTCAACAGCCATGGGCAACGTCAAGCCAATGGTTGAGGTAAAGAGCCGTCGTGTTGGTGGCGCCAACTATCAAGTTCCTGTTGAAGTTCGTCCATCACGTCGTTCCGCTTTGGCAATGCGCTGGTTGCGCGAAGCCGCTAAGAAGCGTGGCGAAAAATCGATGGCTCAACGTTTGGCTAACGAATTATTAGAGGCTGCTGAAGGTCGTGGCGGCGCAATGAAGAAGCGTGAAGAAGTTCACCGTATGGCAGAAGCTAACAAAGCTTTCTCACATTTCCGCGTCTAATCGAATAGTCAAGAAAAGGCATAAACAGTGGCACGTAAAACCCCCATCGATAAATACCGCAATATTGGTATTTCTGCGCATATTGACGCAGGTAAGACAACAACTACAGAACGCGTTTTGTTCTACACCGGTGTTAATCACAAAATTGGTGAAGTGCATGACGGTGCAGCGACCATGGACTGGATGGAGCAAGAGCAAGAGCGTGGTATCACGATTACTTCTGCTGCTACCACCACGTTCTGGAAGGGCATGGCTGGTAATTTCCTAGAACATCGCATCAATATTATTGATACCCCAGGACACGTAGATTTCACTATTGAAGTTGAGCGTTCAATGCGCGTTTTGGATGGCGCTTGCATGGTTTACTGCGCGGTGGGTGGTGTACAGCCACAATCTGAAACTGTTTGGCGTCAAGCGAATAAGTATCAAGTTCCACGTTTGGCATTCGTTAACAAGATGGACCGTACAGGCGCGAACTTCTTTAAGGTCTATGACCAAATGAGAACTCGTCTCAAGGCAAACCCAATTTTGATTCAAATTCCTATCGGCGCAGAAGAGAATTTCAAAGGCGTTATCGACTTGGTAAAAATGAAGGCCATCATTTGGGATGAGGCTTCACAAGGAACTAAGTTCACCTACGAAGAGATCCCTGCTGAATTGCAAGCTTCCGCTGAAGAGTGGCGCGAGAAGATGCTCGAGGCTGCTGCGGAGAGTTCAGAAGAATTGATGGAAAAATATCTCGGCGGTAAAGGCTTGACCGAAGAAGAAATCAAAAAAGCATTGCGTCAACGTACGATCGCTAATGAAATCGTTCCAATGTTGTGCGGAACCGCGTTTAAAAACAAAGGCGTTCAGGCGATGTTGGACGCTGTAGTTGAATTGTTGCCATCTCCATTGGACGTTCCACCAGTTCCATGCGAAGAAGAAGACGGCACACCTACAACACGTAAAGCTTCTGATGATGAGAAATTCTCAGCATTGGCATTTAAGATCATGACTGACCCATTCGTTGGCCAGCTCATCTTCTTCCGTGTTTATTCAGGTGTGATGAAGTCTGGCGACACTATCTACAACCCAATTAAGGGTAAGAAAGAGCGTGTTGGCCGTTTGTTGCAAATGCATGCGAACGAACGTGAAGAAATTAAAGAAGTATTTGCAGGTGATATTGCTGCTGCTGTTGGTCTGAAAGACGCGACAACTGGCGAAACATTGTGTGATCCAGATAGCATCGTGATTTTGGAGCGCATGGTGTTCCCAGAGCCAGTGATCTCTCAAGCTGTTGAGCCTAAGACAAAAGCTGACCAAGAAAAAATGGGTCTTGCATTGAATCGTTTGGCTCAAGAAGATCCTTC
Coding sequences within:
- the rpoB gene encoding DNA-directed RNA polymerase subunit beta, encoding MNYSFTERKRVRKSFAKRVNNHQVPYLIATQLEFYAKFLQADKPAMSRLTEGLQAAFTSAFPIVSNNGYARMEYVSYQLSQPPFDVKECQQRGYTYHSALRAKVRLIIYDREAPTKVKEVKESEVYMGEIPLMTENGSFVINGTERVIVSQLHRSPGVFFEHDKGKTHSSGKLLFSARIIPYRGSWLDFEFDPKDILYFRVDRRRKMPVTILLKAIGLNNEQILANFFNFDHFSLTANGGSMEFVPERLRGQLASFDVLDKNDVVVIQKDKRINAKHICELEAAKTKTIAVPDDYLIGRVVARNIVDPDSGEILAYANDEITEELLATLRDAGIKQLETIYTNDLDSGAYISQTLRTDETADQMAARIAIYRMMRPGEPPTEDAVEALFQRLFYSEDTYDLSRVGRMKVNSRLNRPEMEGPMVLSNEDILDTIKSLVDLRDGKGEVDDIDHLGNRRVRCVGELAENQFRAGLSRVGRAVKERLGQAETENLMPHDLINSKPISSAIREFFGSSQLSQFMDQTNPLSEITHKRRISALGPGGLTRERAGFEVRDVHPTHYGRVCPIETPEGPNIGLINSLALFARLNEHGFLETPYRKVSNSKVSDEVVYLSAIEEAKYVIAQANATIDTSGKLADELVSARQAGEIMMVSPERIDFIDVAPSQIVSAAASLVPFLEHDDANRALMGANMQRQAVPCLRPDKPLVGTGLERIVAVDSGTIVLAARGGIVDYVDANRVVIRVNDDETAAGEVGVDIYNLIKYTRSNQNTNINQRPIVKVGDRVARGDVVADGASTDLGELALGQNMTVAFMPWNGYNFEDSILISEKVVADDRYTSIHIEELSVVARDTKLGAEEITRDISNLAESQLSRLDESGIVYIGAEVEAGDVLVGKVTPKGETTLTPEEKLLRAIFGEKASDVKDTSLRVPSGMIGTVIDVQVFTREGIERDARAQSTIQEELQRYRLDLNDQLRIVEGDAFMRLEKLLIGKVANGGPKKLAKDTKIDKEYLADLDKYHWFDVRPADDEVASQVEAIKSSIEAKRKQFDEAFEEKRTKLTQGDDLQPGVTKMVKVYLAVKRRLQPGDKMAGRHGNKGVVSKIAPAEDMPFMADGRPVDIVLNPLGVPSRMNVGQILETHLGWAAQGIGKRIDEMVRQQAKQAELRKFLKQLYNETGRIEDIDNFTDEQITVLAENLRQGLPFATPVFDGATEAEIGRMLELAYPEEVATSLKMTPSRQQMILCDGRTGDQFERPVTVGVMHVLKLHHLVDDKMHTRSTGPYSLVTQQPLGGKAQFGGQRFGEMEVWALEAYGASYVLQEMLTVKSDDVAGRTKVYENIVKGEHTIDAGMPESFNVLVKEIRSLGIDIDMERN
- the rpoC gene encoding DNA-directed RNA polymerase subunit beta', whose protein sequence is MKALLDLFKQTQGDEQFDVIKIGLASPEKIRSWSFGEVRKPETINYRTFKPERDGLFCAKIFGPTKDYECLCGKYKRLKFRGVICEKCGVEVTLAKVRRERMGHIELAAPVAHIWFLKSLPSRLGMVLDMTLRDIERVLYFEAYVLVDPGMTPEGAMKRGQIMSEDEYIAKTEEYGDGAFTAIMGAEGIRDLLRSIDIDREVETIRADLKATGSDAKIKKYAKRLKVLEAFQTSGIKPDWMIMEVLPVLPPELRPLVPLDGGRFATSDLNDLYRRVINRNNRLKRLLELRAPEIIVRNEKRMLQEAVDSLLDNGRRGKAMTGANKRPLKSLAEMIKGKSGRFRQNLLGKRVDYSGRSVIVVGPTLKLHQCGLPKLMTLELFKPFIFNKLETLGIATTIKAAKKEVESQTPIVWDILEEVIREHPIMLNRAPTLHRLGIQAFEPMLIEGKAIQLHPLVCAAFNADFDGDQMAVHVPLSLEAQMEARTLMLASNNVLFPANGEPSIVPSQDVVLGLYYATRDKINGKGEGMVFANITEVVRAYEAGQVELASRVAVRITEHEIVDKKAEGDARFAEKTKIYQTSVGRAILSEILPKGMSFEEINKPLKKKEISRLINTSFRKCGLRETVIFADRLLQSGFRLATNAGISVAIDDMLIPTSKDRIITEASSKVKEYDKQFMSGLVTNQERYNNVVDIWGAAGDQVGKAMMDELSHVDVLDRNGKSVRQESFNSIYMMADSGARGSAAQIRQLAGMRGLMAKPDGSIIETPITANFREGLNVLQYFISTHGARKGLADTALKTANSGYLTRRLCDVTQDLVVIEEDCGATTGVTMKALVEGGEIIEALRDRILGRVCIGDIVRPDTQEVIVPNDTLLDEDHVDQIVALGIDEVKVRTVLSCLTRFGLCAKCYGRDLGRGGLVNVGEAVGVIAAQSIGEPGTQLTMRTFHIGGAASRALVASNIEAKSNGALKFSGTMRVVKNAKGEQIVISRSGEALIVDENGRERERHKVPYGATLLLKEDAAVKAGASLATWDSLTRPIISEYAGIARFDNVEEGVTVAKQVDEVTGLSTLVVIDGKRRSAASKGVRPVINLIDDKGNDVMIAGTDHPVNIGLQVGALITVKDGQKVEVGEVLARIPIESQKTRDITGGLPRVAELFEARSPKDAAVLAKVTGTVSFGKETKGKQRLVITDMDGEANEFLIPKEKQVLVHDGQVVNKGEMIVEGPADLHDILTLKGIEELAIYIVDEVQDVYRLQGVKINDKHIEVIVRQMLRRVQVTDPGDTSFITGEQVERSKLYDANDAVIAQGKHPAQFDNVLLGITKASLSTDSFISAASFQETTRVLTEAAIMGKTDTLRGLKENVIIGRLIPAGTGLSYRRARKVREQFERDRAQMIAAEEEAMANMPVDIEAEVVAPAGEADPS
- the rpsL gene encoding 30S ribosomal protein S12, translated to MPTINQLLRKPRTRLTVKSKSPALQNSPQRHGVCTRVYTTTPKKPNSALRKVAKVRLTNGFEVISYIGGEGHNLQEHSVVLIRGGRVKDLPGVRYHIVRGSLDLQGVKDRKQARSKYGAKRAKKAA
- the rpsG gene encoding 30S ribosomal protein S7; amino-acid sequence: MPRRREVRKREILPDPKFGNVEVAKFMNVLMLDGKKSVAERIVYGAFDHIKQKANKEPLEIFSTAMGNVKPMVEVKSRRVGGANYQVPVEVRPSRRSALAMRWLREAAKKRGEKSMAQRLANELLEAAEGRGGAMKKREEVHRMAEANKAFSHFRV
- the fusA gene encoding elongation factor G, whose product is MARKTPIDKYRNIGISAHIDAGKTTTTERVLFYTGVNHKIGEVHDGAATMDWMEQEQERGITITSAATTTFWKGMAGNFLEHRINIIDTPGHVDFTIEVERSMRVLDGACMVYCAVGGVQPQSETVWRQANKYQVPRLAFVNKMDRTGANFFKVYDQMRTRLKANPILIQIPIGAEENFKGVIDLVKMKAIIWDEASQGTKFTYEEIPAELQASAEEWREKMLEAAAESSEELMEKYLGGKGLTEEEIKKALRQRTIANEIVPMLCGTAFKNKGVQAMLDAVVELLPSPLDVPPVPCEEEDGTPTTRKASDDEKFSALAFKIMTDPFVGQLIFFRVYSGVMKSGDTIYNPIKGKKERVGRLLQMHANEREEIKEVFAGDIAAAVGLKDATTGETLCDPDSIVILERMVFPEPVISQAVEPKTKADQEKMGLALNRLAQEDPSFRVKTDEESGQTIISGMGELHLEILVDRTKREFGVEATVGKPQVAYRETIRKTCDEVEGKFVKQSGGRGQYGHVVLKLEPQEPGKGFEFVDAIKGGVVPREYIPAVEKGIIETLNSGILAGYPVVDIKATLFFGSYHDVDSNENAFKMAASMAFKDGMRRAAPVLLEPMMAVEVETPEDFMGNVMGDLSSRRGILQGMDDISGGGKIVRAEVPLAEMFGYSTGLRSLTQGRATYTMEFKHYSEAPKNVAEAVMAAKAK